In Amaranthus tricolor cultivar Red isolate AtriRed21 chromosome 5, ASM2621246v1, whole genome shotgun sequence, a genomic segment contains:
- the LOC130812859 gene encoding small RNA-binding protein 11, chloroplastic-like isoform X2 yields the protein MAALIRSMIKSSTFIISSRAIPNPLPSSLLSRRGIASKLFIGGLSFYTTEKTLSEAFSQYGQVIQAQVLQDHVSKCSKGFGFVTYASEDEADKALTEMNGKQLHGRVIFVSYAKRKCNFQEGIPVARGPPETQVHDAKALK from the exons ATGGCGGCGCTAATTCGGAGTATGATCAAGAGTTCAACCTTCATAATTAGCAGCCGCGCAATACCTAATCCCCTGCCTTCGTCTCTACTTTCTCGCAGAGGCATAGCTTCCAAGCTCTTTATCGGAG GACTTTCATTTTATACTACAGAGAAGACACTATCTGAAGCATTCTCGCAGTATGGGCAAGTGATACAAG CTCAAGTTTTACAAGATCATGTTTCAAAATGTTCCAAGGGTTTTGGGTTTGTAACTTATGCATCAGAAGATGAGGCTGATAAAGCCTTGACAGAGATGAATGGAAAA CAACTACACGGTCGTGTTATCTTTGTGAGTTATGCAAAGCGTAAATGCAATTTTCAGGAGGGAATTCCTGTAGCACGAGGACCACCTGAAACACAAGTACATGATGCGAAAGCATTGAAGTGA
- the LOC130812859 gene encoding glycine-rich RNA-binding protein 4, mitochondrial-like isoform X1, with protein MAALIRSMIKSSTFIISSRAIPNPLPSSLLSRRGIASKLFIGGLSFYTTEKTLSEAFSQYGQVIQGKVLTLYFSLVRLTSYLMMVMVYCVCLTAQVLQDHVSKCSKGFGFVTYASEDEADKALTEMNGKVCLLYFKLLYVSI; from the exons ATGGCGGCGCTAATTCGGAGTATGATCAAGAGTTCAACCTTCATAATTAGCAGCCGCGCAATACCTAATCCCCTGCCTTCGTCTCTACTTTCTCGCAGAGGCATAGCTTCCAAGCTCTTTATCGGAG GACTTTCATTTTATACTACAGAGAAGACACTATCTGAAGCATTCTCGCAGTATGGGCAAGTGATACAAGGTAAAGTACTCACTCTATATTTTTCTCTAGTTCGGCTCACTTCCTATTTGATGATGGTAATGGTGTACTGTGTCTGCTTGACAGCTCAAGTTTTACAAGATCATGTTTCAAAATGTTCCAAGGGTTTTGGGTTTGTAACTTATGCATCAGAAGATGAGGCTGATAAAGCCTTGACAGAGATGAATGGAAAAGTATGTCTTTTGTATTTTAAGCTGCTCTATGTTTCAATATAG
- the LOC130812859 gene encoding small RNA-binding protein 11, chloroplastic-like isoform X3, translated as MAALIRSMIKSSTFIISSRAIPNPLPSSLLSRRGIASKLFIGGLSFYTTEKTLSEAFSQYGQVIQAQVLQDHVSKCSKGFGFVTYASEDEADKALTEMNGKEGIPVARGPPETQVHDAKALK; from the exons ATGGCGGCGCTAATTCGGAGTATGATCAAGAGTTCAACCTTCATAATTAGCAGCCGCGCAATACCTAATCCCCTGCCTTCGTCTCTACTTTCTCGCAGAGGCATAGCTTCCAAGCTCTTTATCGGAG GACTTTCATTTTATACTACAGAGAAGACACTATCTGAAGCATTCTCGCAGTATGGGCAAGTGATACAAG CTCAAGTTTTACAAGATCATGTTTCAAAATGTTCCAAGGGTTTTGGGTTTGTAACTTATGCATCAGAAGATGAGGCTGATAAAGCCTTGACAGAGATGAATGGAAAA GAGGGAATTCCTGTAGCACGAGGACCACCTGAAACACAAGTACATGATGCGAAAGCATTGAAGTGA